Sequence from the Microbacterium sp. 1.5R genome:
GGTGAGCGGGAGCTGCGGGGCGAGCTCTTCGGCGAAGGCGACCGCCGCTCGGGCCAGCGCCGGGTGGGCGGCCGTGCCGCTGAGGAGGAACGCCTCGGGGTCGAGCACGAGCGCGATGCTGCCAGCGATCAGGGTGAGTCTGCGTCCCATCTCGGCGGCCATGGCGAGTGCGGCCGGATCGCCGGCGGAGGCGGCGTCGAGATGCTGGTCGATCGTCTCGTCCGGGTCACGCCCGTTCGCCAGGGCGAGGTCGCGCACGACGGCGTCACCGAGCACGGGAGCGCCGATCGGCAGCGGACTCTGCGGCAGATACATGACCTCGCCGGCCACGCCCGAGAAGCCCCGGTGCAGGGAGCCGTCGATCACGATGCCGGCGCCGAGTCCGTCGTCGAGGAGCAGCAGCGCGAAGCTGCTGAGCGCCGCGCCGGCGCCCTCGGAGAGCTCGGCGAGCGCCGCGAGGTTGACGTCGTTCTCCACCCGCACCGGGCAGCCGAGGCGCGTCGACAGGGCGTTCTTGAACGCGCCGCCGTCGGGACCCTGATCATCGCGGATGCCCCCGTCGGCGGTGACGATGCCCGGGATGCCGACGACCGCCAGCAGCAGCGGACCGGCCACCGCCCTCTGACAGGCATCGATGAGGCCGGCGATGTGCTGCACGCGGTCCCCGCGCACGGGGAAGGCGGCGTGGCTCTCGGCCCGCACGGCTCCGGTGGGGTCGACCAGCGCGACGTGGGCGGCGTGGGCGTCGACGTGCACTGCCGCGGCGAGTCCGAGATGAGGATGCAGCGAGACGCGCCCTGCTGCCGGTCCCCGCGTGTCACGGTCGACGCCCGCAGCGGCGACCGCCGACGATGATTCGAGCATCCGCAGCACCTGCGTCACCGCAGTGCGCGAGAGACCGGTCTCGGCGACCAGTTCGGCGCGGGTGAGCGGGCCTCGGCGCGCGAGCGTCTCGAGGATCGCGCGGCCGTTGAGTGTTCGGAGCAGGGTCTGGGGCCCCGCAAGTGGTCGTGCCAAGTTGATCCCCCCGGATTCGACGTCCGCCCCAGCTTGACACATCGCGTCATACGTGTCGAGAGATCCGGACCCTGATCCGCGTCATGATCCACGGCCGTGCGCGTCTTGCTTCAGGGAGCCACCGCGGCCCCGTACGACCACAGGGAGGAGGCATCCGATGCGACCGACCATCCCGCACCGACTCGACCGACGTCCGTCGTCGCGCATCGACACTCCGACCCCGGCCGTGTACCCCTATGAGGTGACGGCCCTGCTCGAGCGCGGATGGTGGGTGCTGCACGTCGCCGACCTCGACGTGCGCGGCGTCGCCGCGACGCTCGCCGAGGTCAGATCGGCCGCCGAGCTGCTGCTCGCGCGAGCGCTCGATGCCCCCGTCGGCAGTGTGCCGATGACGATCTCGGTGGTGCGGTTCACGCGAGGGTCGCTCATCCGCTCGCGCTGGTAGCCCGAGACCCTGTCTCAGTCCAGCGCGGACATCACGTGCTTGATGCGCGTGTAGTCGTCGAAGCCGTACTGCGAGAGGTCTTTGCCGTAGCCCGAGTGCTTGAAACCGCCGTGAGGCATGTCGGAGACGAACGGGATGTGGGTGTTGATCCACACGCAGCCGAAGTCGAGGTCGCGCGAGAAGCGCATCGCGCGGGCATGATCGGTGGTCCACACCGAGGATGCGAGGGCGTAGGGCACGTCGTTCGCCATCTCGAGCGCCTGCTCCTCGGTCTCGAACGACTGCACGGTCAGCACCGGGCCGAAGATCTCGCCCTGCACGGCCTCGTCGTCCTGATGCAGACCCGACACGATGGTCGCCTCGAAGAAGTAGCCCTTCTCACCCTGACGCGCACCGCCGGTCTCGATCGAGGCGTGTGCAGGCAGGCGGTCGACGAAGCCCTGCACCTGAGCGAGCTGGGCAGCGCTGCTGAGAGGACCGTAGAGCACGCCCTCCTCGTGCGGGGCGCCCGTGCGGGCATCCGTCTTCGCCTTCGCGACCAGCGCGGCGACGAACTCGTCGTGCACAGACGAGTGCACGAGCACGCGGGTGGCCGCGGTGCAGTCCTGTCCGGCGTTGAAGAACGCGCCGGTGACGATGCCGGATGCCGCCTTGTCGAGGTTCGCATCGGGGAAGACGATCGCGGGCGCCTTGCCGCCGAGCTCGAGGTGCACCCGTTTGACGTCGTTCGCCGCGGATCGCGCGACGGCCATCCCGGCGCGCACGGATCCGGTGATGGCGACCATCTGCGGCGTCGGATGCTCGACCAGCGCCACGCCGGTGTCGCGGTCGCCGAGCACGACGTTGAGCGTGCCGGCGGGCGTGTGCAGCGCGACGATCTCGGCGAGCAGCAGGGTGGTCAGGGGCGTCGACTCGGCGGGCTTCAGCACCACCGTGTTGCCTGCGGCGAGCGCCGGGGCGATCTTCCACACGGCCATGTTCAGCGGATAGTTCCAGGGGGTGACCTGTCCGATCACGCCGATCGGCTCGCGTCGCACGAACGAGGTGTGGCCGGCGAGGTACTCCCCCGCCGCGCGTCCTTCGAGACTGCGGGCGGCTCCGGCGAAGAAGCGCAGCTGGTCGATCGACTGCAGGATCTCGTCGGCCACGAGGCTGGCACGCGGCTTGCCGGTGTCCTTCGACTCGAGGTCGGCGAACTCCTCGGCGCGGGTCTGCATCTCATCGGCGATGCGGAACAGCGCGAGCTGGCGATCGGCGGGAGTGGTGTCGCGCCAGATCGGGAACGCGGCGGATGCGGCGGCATAGGCGGCGTCCACGTCGGAGGCGTCCGAGACCGGCAGCTCGCCGTAGGCCTCCTCGGTCACCGGGTCGATCAGCGGCATCCGCTTCTGTCCGCTCAGGGGAACGTACTGCCCGCCGATGAAGTTCTGAAGGAGTTCTGTGGCCATGCTCGCCATGCTAGCGACCGGATCACGAATACAGAAGAGTGAAGTGACCTTAACGATGGAATCAGTTGCCAGGGAGCGCCGATCCTGTCAATATCGACACATGAGCACCACGCCGAAGCAGCCCGTGTTGGACGACATCTCGAAGCGGATCGTCGAGCTGCTGCAGGAGGACGGTCGACGGCCCTATGCCGAGATCGGCCGAGAGGTGGGGCTCAGCGAGGCGGCGGCGCGTCAGCGCGTGCAGCGGATGACCGAGGCGGGCATCATCCAGATCGTCGCGGTGACCGACCCGATGCAGCTCGGCTTCAACCGCATGTCCATGATCGGCATCCGCGTCACGGGCGACCCGCGGCTGATCGCGGAGGAGCTGACGAAGATCACCGAGCTCGCGTACGTCGTCGTCACGCTCGGCACGTTCGACATCCTCGTCGAGGCGGTGTGCGAGAGCGACAGCCACCTGCTCGATCTGATCGCGACCCGCATCCGTACGATCCCCGGCATCACGCACACCGAGAGCCTGCTCTACGCAGGGCTCTACAAAGACCTCTACAACTGGGGCACGCGCTAAGGCGCGGGTCCGGAACCAGGAGAACACCATGGGAACCACGGTCTTCGAACGTCGCCGCCCCGCGGATGCCGTGATCGATGCCTCGCTGCGCAACACTGCGTTCAGCGTGTTCTGGCTCGATGATGTCGAGCGCGTCTCGCACCCCGCGCTCACCGACCGCATCACCGCCGACCTCGCCATCGTCGGCGGGGGCTATGCCGGCCTGTGGACCGCCGTGCGCGCGAAGGAGCGCGATCCTCAGCGCAAGGTCGTGCTGCTCGAGGCGTCGCGCATCGCGTGGGCGGCGTCGGGCCGCAACGGAGGGTTCTGCGAGGCGAGCATCACGCACGGACACGAGAACGGCCTCACGCGCTGGCCCGACGAGATCGACCGCCTGGAAGAGCTGGGGATCGAGAACCTCGACGGCATCGAAGAGACCGTGAAGCGGTACGGCATGGATGCCGACTTCGAGCGCACCGGTCAACTCGCCGTGGCCGTCGAGCCGCACCAGGTGGAGTGGCTGCGCGAGGAGGAGGGATTCCTCGACCGCGAGGCCGTGCAGGCCGAGGTGCATTCCGACACGTTCCTCGCCGGCGCCTGGGAGCGCGATGCCTGTGCGCTCGTGCACCCCGCCAAGCTCGGTCTCGAGCTGGCGCGCGTCGCGGTCGAACTCGGGGTCGAGATCTACGAGCAGTCGCTCGTGCGCGAGGTCATCGGCGACGGATCGAGCGCGATCACGCTCGTCACACGTGACGGCGGGCAGGTGCGAGCGGATGCCGTGGCTCTCGCCACGAACGTCTTCCCCTCGCTGCTCAAGCGCAACCGCCTGATGACCGTTCCCGTCTACGACTACGTGCTCATGACCGAGCCGCTGACCGACGAGCAACTGGCGTCGATCGGGTGGTCGAACCGCCAGGGCCTGGCCGACAGCGCCAACCAGTTCCACTACTACCGCCTCACCGCCGACAATCGCATCCTGTTCGGCGGATACGACGCGGTCTACCATTTCG
This genomic interval carries:
- a CDS encoding ROK family transcriptional regulator, with amino-acid sequence MARPLAGPQTLLRTLNGRAILETLARRGPLTRAELVAETGLSRTAVTQVLRMLESSSAVAAAGVDRDTRGPAAGRVSLHPHLGLAAAVHVDAHAAHVALVDPTGAVRAESHAAFPVRGDRVQHIAGLIDACQRAVAGPLLLAVVGIPGIVTADGGIRDDQGPDGGAFKNALSTRLGCPVRVENDVNLAALAELSEGAGAALSSFALLLLDDGLGAGIVIDGSLHRGFSGVAGEVMYLPQSPLPIGAPVLGDAVVRDLALANGRDPDETIDQHLDAASAGDPAALAMAAEMGRRLTLIAGSIALVLDPEAFLLSGTAAHPALARAAVAFAEELAPQLPLTLLVSSFGPEAPLVGAVGEAASALRATVFSRLLPASDRSRR
- a CDS encoding gamma-aminobutyraldehyde dehydrogenase gives rise to the protein MATELLQNFIGGQYVPLSGQKRMPLIDPVTEEAYGELPVSDASDVDAAYAAASAAFPIWRDTTPADRQLALFRIADEMQTRAEEFADLESKDTGKPRASLVADEILQSIDQLRFFAGAARSLEGRAAGEYLAGHTSFVRREPIGVIGQVTPWNYPLNMAVWKIAPALAAGNTVVLKPAESTPLTTLLLAEIVALHTPAGTLNVVLGDRDTGVALVEHPTPQMVAITGSVRAGMAVARSAANDVKRVHLELGGKAPAIVFPDANLDKAASGIVTGAFFNAGQDCTAATRVLVHSSVHDEFVAALVAKAKTDARTGAPHEEGVLYGPLSSAAQLAQVQGFVDRLPAHASIETGGARQGEKGYFFEATIVSGLHQDDEAVQGEIFGPVLTVQSFETEEQALEMANDVPYALASSVWTTDHARAMRFSRDLDFGCVWINTHIPFVSDMPHGGFKHSGYGKDLSQYGFDDYTRIKHVMSALD
- a CDS encoding NAD(P)/FAD-dependent oxidoreductase, translated to MGTTVFERRRPADAVIDASLRNTAFSVFWLDDVERVSHPALTDRITADLAIVGGGYAGLWTAVRAKERDPQRKVVLLEASRIAWAASGRNGGFCEASITHGHENGLTRWPDEIDRLEELGIENLDGIEETVKRYGMDADFERTGQLAVAVEPHQVEWLREEEGFLDREAVQAEVHSDTFLAGAWERDACALVHPAKLGLELARVAVELGVEIYEQSLVREVIGDGSSAITLVTRDGGQVRADAVALATNVFPSLLKRNRLMTVPVYDYVLMTEPLTDEQLASIGWSNRQGLADSANQFHYYRLTADNRILFGGYDAVYHFGGKVRPEYEDRAESHRKLASHFFTTFPQLEGLRFTHRWAGAIDSSSRFCAFFGTARKGRVTYATGFTGLGVGAARFAADVMLDKLSGEPTERTELAMVREKPIPFPPEPVASIGVNLVRAAMNRADHNEGKRNLFLKTLDAVGMGFDS
- a CDS encoding Lrp/AsnC family transcriptional regulator encodes the protein MSTTPKQPVLDDISKRIVELLQEDGRRPYAEIGREVGLSEAAARQRVQRMTEAGIIQIVAVTDPMQLGFNRMSMIGIRVTGDPRLIAEELTKITELAYVVVTLGTFDILVEAVCESDSHLLDLIATRIRTIPGITHTESLLYAGLYKDLYNWGTR